A window of Sulfolobales archaeon genomic DNA:
CCTGTGATCATCACAGCTATTCTATACACCAGCAGCGGGATCTCCTTAGCTATAGGATTATTCCCTTTTCTAAGGTTTTCCACGAAGTTGATTATTTTAGATAGCTCATTGATTAATTTTGATATATTAGATGTCCATTTAGCGTCGGAGACGTATTTTGCTAGAACCGGACAAGCCTTGTCGAGAGAGATCTTAGCACACTCTATAACGCTAGGTGAATCGCTATTCTCGAATAGCTTGATTTTCGAAACACTGCTCAAAATATCTTTTATAGATCTTATTGGATGGTGATGGAGAAGAATAGCCATAATATGGGGTAGAACAACAATAAAGCCGAAATCCTTGTTAATGGAGATGGAGAAAGCGTATAAGGAGGCTGCTGAAACAATCTCATGGTTAGGTGCTGTACATCTATTTCTAAGACTTTCCTGGCTCCTCCTAGTACATTTACCAAGATCGTGGAAGGCTATAACAAGCTCTACAGGATCGCAACTTTGGAGATCTGCTACACCTTCTAAATCTATATTAGCGTTGCTTGTATTAGCTAGAGCTTTAACAAGATCTATGTATTCCCCATATATACCCCTAATAGAGGATTTAACCACATCATCCAAAGATCTATAGGCTTCAAGCATAGAACCTACATGATCCTCCATAGTCTCGCAACAAAGATCCTTGTATTCCTTGTTACACCCAGCAATATAAGATCCTCTACACATCTCTGAGGCCAATCCCATAGACACCCCCATCATAGAGTGTCGATGGAATCGCAACACCTAGATATTTTATGGTAAAGGATAGAGGATCTTTGCGAAGCTCTGCTTTAAGGTTCTCCAGCTTCATAAGATCTACTTGAGAATAATCAGTATCTAGACCAATAAAAGATCCATTATTAGCCTTTCTTCTCTCAAGAATATAGAT
This region includes:
- a CDS encoding CRISPR-associated endonuclease Cas3'', with translation MGLASEMCRGSYIAGCNKEYKDLCCETMEDHVGSMLEAYRSLDDVVKSSIRGIYGEYIDLVKALANTSNANIDLEGVADLQSCDPVELVIAFHDLGKCTRRSQESLRNRCTAPNHEIVSAASLYAFSISINKDFGFIVVLPHIMAILLHHHPIRSIKDILSSVSKIKLFENSDSPSVIECAKISLDKACPVLAKYVSDAKWTSNISKLINELSKIINFVENLRKGNNPIAKEIPLLVYRIAVMITGIISVLDRYAASINRSCGRISEEHLDKDVSEYFRRRRAFAEASNALSARGI